In bacterium, one genomic interval encodes:
- a CDS encoding translation initiation factor IF-3, with protein sequence MASKDVRVNDRIRVTPIRLIGAAGEQVGIIPTREALDRARELGLDLVEVAPTSRPPVCRIMDFGKYKYELSKKEKVAKKKQHSFQLKEMRFRPKIDDHDFDFKTKHVREFLESGNKVKVFVQFRGREMAHQEFGHVIIQKIIQELADISLLDVPPKMEGNTLSMVMSPKPDMLKKMQAQRLAQSKDKGDQKQEKSSGAADAVMVEDDDEESDE encoded by the coding sequence ATCGCCAGTAAGGACGTTCGGGTCAATGACCGTATCCGTGTTACCCCTATCCGCCTGATCGGCGCCGCAGGGGAACAGGTTGGGATAATCCCAACCCGCGAGGCACTTGACCGTGCTCGTGAACTCGGTCTTGATCTGGTTGAGGTCGCGCCGACTAGTCGGCCGCCGGTTTGTCGAATCATGGATTTTGGAAAGTACAAGTACGAGCTTTCCAAAAAGGAGAAGGTCGCCAAGAAAAAGCAACACTCCTTCCAGTTGAAGGAGATGCGGTTTCGGCCGAAGATCGACGACCATGATTTTGACTTCAAGACCAAACATGTCCGTGAGTTTCTGGAGTCCGGCAACAAGGTGAAGGTGTTCGTGCAGTTCCGTGGCCGCGAAATGGCCCACCAGGAATTCGGACACGTCATCATCCAGAAGATCATTCAGGAACTGGCCGATATATCGTTGCTTGATGTTCCGCCGAAGATGGAAGGGAACACGCTGAGCATGGTGATGAGTCCGAAACCGGATATGCTCAAGAAGATGCAGGCGCAACGCCTCGCTCAGTCGAAAGACAAGGGCGATCAGAAGCAGGAGAAATCGTCCGGGGCGGCCGACGCGGTGATGGTCGAGGACGATGACGAAGAGTCGGACGAGTAG
- a CDS encoding NAD-dependent epimerase/dehydratase family protein → MQLAGKRFLVIGGAGFIGSHVVDALVQSDAAEIIIYDNFCRGTRDNIAQALRDPRVSVFSLGGDITQTDILAEAMRGVDGVFHLAALWLLQCYDYPRSAFDVNIRGTFNVIEAAVAAGVKRVVYSSSASVYGDALEIPMTENHPFNNETFYGATKIAGEQMFHSLGRRYGLPWVGLRYMNVYGPRQDYKGTYTAVVHKVLDRIEQGLPPLVYGDGSQSYDFVEVTDVARANVLAMRAEATDQCYNVGRGIGTSIKEVTEILLDLTGSKSLGIIYEPQGKTFVTNRIGSPEKAKDDLGFQWKIDLRDGLQNLIDWRRENESGLISRRVAVTSRA, encoded by the coding sequence ATGCAACTTGCAGGCAAGAGATTTCTGGTTATCGGCGGTGCGGGATTTATCGGTTCGCATGTCGTTGATGCCCTGGTTCAATCGGATGCCGCCGAAATCATCATCTATGACAACTTCTGCCGGGGAACGCGCGATAATATCGCCCAGGCTCTACGTGACCCCCGCGTTTCTGTCTTTTCTCTCGGAGGGGATATTACCCAGACCGACATCCTGGCCGAAGCGATGCGCGGCGTCGATGGCGTCTTCCACCTTGCCGCGCTCTGGTTACTGCAATGCTATGATTATCCCCGGTCGGCCTTTGATGTTAATATCCGTGGCACTTTCAATGTGATCGAAGCGGCGGTCGCCGCCGGAGTCAAGCGGGTCGTCTATTCCTCCAGTGCCTCGGTCTACGGTGACGCGCTGGAGATCCCGATGACAGAAAACCACCCCTTCAACAATGAGACGTTCTACGGTGCCACCAAGATCGCCGGCGAGCAGATGTTTCACAGCCTGGGTCGACGTTATGGTCTCCCCTGGGTCGGACTTCGCTACATGAATGTCTACGGACCGCGCCAGGACTACAAAGGAACATATACAGCAGTGGTTCACAAAGTTCTCGATCGCATAGAACAGGGACTCCCCCCGCTTGTGTATGGCGATGGTTCGCAGAGCTATGATTTCGTCGAAGTAACCGATGTTGCGCGGGCAAATGTATTGGCCATGCGGGCCGAAGCAACCGACCAGTGCTACAATGTCGGTCGGGGGATTGGGACCTCCATCAAGGAAGTGACTGAAATACTGCTTGATCTCACCGGGAGCAAATCACTAGGGATCATATACGAACCGCAGGGAAAGACCTTTGTTACCAATCGAATCGGATCACCGGAGAAGGCGAAGGATGATCTGGGATTTCAGTGGAAGATCGATCTGCGCGACGGACTGCAAAATCTGATCGATTGGCGCAGAGAGAATGAAAGCGGATTGATCTCTCGTCGTGTGGCAGTGACCAGCCGGGCTTAG
- the asnB gene encoding asparagine synthase (glutamine-hydrolyzing) — MCGIAGIYHLTQQPIPAHCLKAMCDTMEHRGPDDEGAVFFQVRNEPFKAEGYWVEKSAERRSARNQQEWEQILHGDHQFNLALGHRRLSIIDLTSAGHQPMSNRANGIWVTFNGEIYNFRELRAQLEAEGHRFFSQSDTEVIIHLYEQYGDRAVSMLNGIFAFALWDGRSNRLILARDRYGAKPLYYTIQRNMLVFASEVKALLQVDGIHARLNPQALSDYFTFQNTYGETTLFENIHLLQPGTILIFKNDSISRHQYWDFDFEEGEDKGEAQYVDELRAILEQTVRRQLVADVPIGSYLSGGLDSGTLTALASREIPRLMTFTGGFDVATATSIENFFDERAKAELVSREFGTEHYQMVIHAGDLEWALPRVIWHAEDLRVGMSYPHYYLSQLAGKFVKVVLAGPGGDELFAGYPWRYNLLTQVDSPAAFDAAAYTYWSRLVQDRQKPSFFSHDFMRELGDYSPRQSFDRVLSGKAHDSLLKRALYVDAKTFLHGILVIEDKLSMAHSLESRVPFLDNALVDFAMKLPSKYLINTEWSEAVKSDANLSGKYLLRQAMKGILPNDIIENRKQGFSAPDQSWYMKQLVDYIRSTILSPQALDRGYFQKDYLEKVIDDHVSGRVNHRLLIWSLLSFEHWNRLFLDGEAVDPKRSLTITRHQPVKSHQALEPVLRYR; from the coding sequence ATGTGCGGCATAGCCGGAATATATCATCTCACACAGCAACCGATCCCGGCGCATTGCCTCAAAGCAATGTGCGATACGATGGAACATCGCGGTCCCGATGATGAAGGGGCTGTCTTTTTCCAGGTACGCAATGAGCCGTTTAAGGCCGAGGGATACTGGGTCGAAAAATCCGCCGAGCGGCGCTCTGCAAGAAACCAGCAGGAGTGGGAACAGATCCTGCATGGCGATCACCAGTTCAACCTTGCCCTGGGTCACCGCCGACTCTCCATCATTGATCTGACCTCCGCCGGCCACCAGCCGATGTCCAACCGGGCAAACGGAATCTGGGTCACCTTCAATGGCGAGATCTACAATTTCCGCGAACTACGGGCCCAGCTCGAGGCGGAAGGCCACCGCTTTTTCTCCCAGTCCGATACCGAAGTGATCATCCACCTGTATGAGCAATATGGTGACCGCGCAGTCTCTATGCTGAATGGCATCTTTGCGTTTGCGCTTTGGGATGGTCGCTCCAATCGCCTCATTCTGGCGCGTGACCGCTACGGCGCCAAGCCGCTCTACTACACCATTCAGCGGAATATGCTCGTATTTGCCTCGGAGGTAAAGGCGCTGTTGCAGGTCGATGGCATCCATGCTCGGCTGAATCCGCAGGCATTGAGTGATTATTTTACATTCCAGAACACGTATGGCGAAACCACGCTCTTTGAGAATATTCATCTACTTCAGCCCGGCACAATTCTCATTTTCAAGAACGACTCGATCAGCAGACACCAATACTGGGATTTCGATTTTGAAGAGGGAGAAGATAAGGGAGAGGCGCAGTACGTTGACGAATTGCGCGCCATTCTCGAACAGACTGTTCGCCGCCAACTGGTCGCCGATGTCCCGATCGGGAGCTACCTCTCCGGCGGGCTTGATTCAGGTACACTGACTGCCCTTGCCTCGCGTGAGATCCCTCGCCTGATGACCTTTACCGGCGGCTTTGATGTCGCCACTGCCACCAGCATTGAAAATTTCTTCGACGAACGGGCGAAAGCGGAACTGGTTTCGCGCGAATTTGGAACCGAACATTACCAGATGGTGATACATGCGGGAGATCTCGAATGGGCGCTCCCACGGGTGATCTGGCATGCAGAGGATCTTCGTGTTGGCATGTCCTATCCGCATTACTACCTGTCACAACTTGCAGGCAAGTTCGTAAAGGTGGTTCTTGCCGGTCCCGGAGGAGATGAACTGTTCGCGGGCTATCCCTGGCGTTACAATCTGTTGACCCAGGTCGACTCGCCTGCGGCCTTTGATGCTGCCGCTTACACTTATTGGTCGCGCCTGGTGCAGGATCGTCAAAAACCGAGTTTCTTCAGTCACGACTTTATGAGGGAACTTGGCGATTACAGTCCGCGCCAATCCTTTGATCGAGTTCTGAGTGGCAAGGCGCATGATTCACTCCTCAAGCGGGCCCTCTATGTTGATGCCAAAACTTTTCTGCACGGAATACTGGTGATCGAAGACAAGCTGAGCATGGCGCATTCACTCGAATCCCGCGTTCCATTTCTTGATAATGCCCTGGTCGATTTCGCTATGAAGCTCCCGTCCAAATACCTGATCAATACCGAATGGAGTGAGGCGGTCAAGTCCGACGCCAATCTCAGCGGGAAATATCTCCTTCGACAGGCAATGAAGGGGATCCTGCCGAATGATATCATCGAGAATCGCAAGCAGGGTTTCAGCGCTCCCGATCAATCATGGTATATGAAGCAGTTGGTTGATTATATCAGGTCGACAATTCTCTCGCCGCAGGCGCTCGACCGCGGCTATTTCCAGAAAGACTATCTTGAGAAAGTCATCGACGACCATGTGAGCGGCAGGGTTAACCATCGGTTGTTGATCTGGTCTCTCTTGAGTTTTGAACATTGGAACCGGCTCTTCCTCGATGGTGAGGCAGTCGATCCAAAGCGGTCGCTGACCATCACTCGCCACCAACCAGTCAAATCGCACCAGGCGTTGGAGCCGGTGCTGCGGTATCGCTAA
- a CDS encoding tetratricopeptide repeat protein has protein sequence MSNATLGETLIAEGKLEQAADYFLHALEKEPNDPEILNGLGVVAFKQGKPEAAVSCFGQALAVDPSYEDAAANLCALLGTVPQEQLQANPLYAWPYLLVRASSEDWSEQDSAFLANAMATLTDLQREMLIRLFIPTRLSIHDRDISLALERMASLSDPLVSELAEWLSDSPPSRFYRDRIEDSICLKCDNDSLVRTVAHREGKHRPDSQTLPVFQFLPRRLNEPAASTDPFMKLVPKGAPTKDGLRILVIADFNIAGQLTGLMRALNKYTNHMARCVILQDDYLAYDRDVLITDQDGKVSSVAQSEAVDLIKRADFFHVGRQLLEIPGIDWNRYVSPRNAVFQYYGSELRNNGPALAKFHAQTGFTALTACDYTMYRLLPNSFYHMQPYILDMDELPKARMDTSGKLRVCHAPSGQNYRNIKRSDLILDVMHRLARENKKVESVEIAGLSNGECLSLKASCHLHIVSLLFTFGLNAIESAAQGLVPITPLDNFTMLLYPDTPVVHATPSTLYEVSRKLIADPKRLKDIGAQCRDWARREFDAKTLVQKYWYLYDLVYHGFSLDYPDQFSSRAGRIS, from the coding sequence ATGTCAAACGCCACACTGGGCGAGACGCTCATCGCAGAAGGAAAACTGGAACAGGCAGCCGACTACTTCCTGCATGCTCTGGAGAAGGAACCAAACGATCCCGAGATCCTGAATGGTCTTGGAGTAGTAGCGTTCAAACAAGGCAAGCCGGAGGCCGCGGTCTCCTGCTTCGGGCAGGCACTGGCAGTCGATCCGTCGTATGAAGATGCCGCCGCCAACCTCTGCGCATTGCTTGGTACCGTTCCCCAGGAACAACTTCAAGCCAATCCTCTGTACGCCTGGCCGTATCTCTTGGTTCGGGCCTCATCCGAAGACTGGTCCGAGCAGGACTCAGCCTTTTTGGCCAATGCCATGGCGACGCTTACCGATCTCCAGCGCGAAATGCTGATCCGGCTCTTTATCCCGACCCGCCTGTCAATTCATGACCGTGATATCTCCCTGGCGCTCGAACGTATGGCGTCACTTTCTGATCCGTTGGTCAGTGAACTGGCGGAGTGGTTGAGTGACTCGCCGCCATCTCGCTTTTATCGCGATCGGATCGAGGACTCCATCTGTCTCAAGTGCGATAATGATTCCCTGGTACGGACAGTCGCTCATCGCGAAGGGAAACACCGTCCTGACTCGCAAACCCTGCCAGTCTTTCAGTTCCTGCCGCGACGGCTCAATGAACCGGCGGCGTCAACTGACCCATTCATGAAACTTGTCCCCAAAGGGGCACCAACCAAGGATGGGTTGCGGATACTTGTGATAGCCGATTTTAATATCGCCGGTCAACTGACCGGTCTGATGCGCGCCCTGAATAAATACACCAACCATATGGCACGGTGCGTCATCCTGCAAGATGACTATCTCGCGTATGACCGCGATGTCCTGATCACCGATCAGGATGGAAAGGTATCCTCAGTAGCGCAGAGTGAAGCTGTTGACCTGATCAAGCGGGCCGACTTCTTTCATGTCGGGCGACAGTTGCTGGAGATCCCGGGGATCGACTGGAATCGCTATGTTTCACCGCGCAATGCAGTCTTCCAATACTACGGTTCCGAACTTCGCAACAACGGACCGGCTCTTGCCAAATTTCATGCCCAGACCGGTTTCACCGCGCTGACCGCCTGCGATTACACCATGTATCGCCTGTTGCCCAATAGTTTCTACCACATGCAGCCGTATATCCTCGATATGGATGAACTGCCCAAAGCCAGGATGGACACGTCCGGCAAACTCCGCGTTTGTCATGCACCCTCGGGGCAGAATTACCGCAATATCAAACGAAGTGACCTGATTCTGGACGTGATGCATCGGCTCGCCCGTGAAAACAAGAAAGTCGAGTCGGTCGAGATCGCCGGGCTTTCCAATGGCGAGTGTCTGTCGCTCAAAGCGTCCTGTCACCTGCATATCGTCTCATTGCTTTTTACATTTGGACTCAACGCGATTGAATCGGCCGCCCAGGGGTTGGTGCCGATAACGCCACTCGACAATTTCACTATGTTGCTTTATCCGGACACTCCGGTCGTCCATGCGACACCATCGACACTGTACGAAGTGTCCAGAAAACTGATTGCCGACCCAAAGCGTCTGAAAGATATCGGAGCGCAGTGCCGCGATTGGGCGCGCCGCGAATTTGATGCGAAAACTCTGGTCCAGAAGTACTGGTATCTCTACGATCTGGTCTACCACGGATTTTCGCTGGACTATCCCGACCAATTCTCTTCTCGCGCAGGGAGGATCTCATGA
- a CDS encoding DegT/DnrJ/EryC1/StrS aminotransferase family protein yields MLLKEQTRKAESTKLPITRPIFDSAELQAVEQVLESGWLVQGPRVAQFEQLFADFVQAEHAIATTSCTTALHLALLAAGIGRGDEVLLPSFTFVATANAIEYTGARPIFIDIDLETLTIDAVQLREYLEQNSRRGVSWPRAIIPVSLFGLCANMEAISQLAEEFDLTIIEDAACGLGAERTGHHAGTEALAGCFSLHPRKAITTGEGGMIVTNDAEFAATARMLRDHGASKTDLERHLSNGGSLLPNYDILGFNYRMTDLQGAIGVAQMGKLDSILEGRMAAAARYTELLSELPFLNPQTVPSGYRHAYQSYVCLFQPRGMEELKRAIRTGNWSQIDDWNRTRNRIMAQLESDGISVRQGTHAVHLLGYYHRKYALRDIDYPNAFVADRLTITLPLYSGMREADQLRVFDTLRSAMKG; encoded by the coding sequence ATGTTGTTAAAAGAGCAGACCCGCAAAGCAGAATCGACAAAACTTCCGATCACCCGGCCAATCTTCGATTCAGCGGAACTTCAGGCGGTAGAACAGGTCCTGGAATCAGGTTGGTTAGTTCAGGGACCGAGAGTCGCTCAATTCGAACAGCTCTTCGCCGACTTCGTCCAGGCCGAACATGCGATTGCCACGACGTCATGCACAACCGCGCTACACCTTGCCTTGCTGGCGGCCGGGATCGGCAGAGGAGACGAAGTGCTCCTGCCGTCGTTCACCTTTGTCGCTACGGCCAACGCGATCGAATATACCGGCGCACGTCCGATCTTTATTGATATCGATCTTGAGACACTGACGATCGACGCAGTGCAACTTCGTGAATATCTCGAGCAAAACTCTCGTCGTGGTGTAAGCTGGCCGCGAGCCATTATTCCAGTTTCGCTATTCGGCCTTTGCGCCAACATGGAAGCGATCAGCCAACTGGCCGAAGAATTCGATCTGACCATTATTGAAGATGCCGCTTGCGGTCTGGGCGCCGAACGAACCGGTCATCATGCCGGAACCGAAGCACTGGCCGGTTGCTTTTCTCTTCATCCACGCAAGGCGATCACCACCGGTGAGGGGGGAATGATCGTCACCAACGATGCTGAATTCGCGGCCACCGCGCGGATGCTCCGCGATCATGGTGCTTCCAAAACAGATCTCGAACGCCATCTCTCCAATGGCGGATCACTCTTGCCAAATTACGACATTCTCGGCTTTAACTATCGCATGACCGACCTTCAGGGTGCGATCGGTGTCGCGCAAATGGGAAAGCTCGACTCAATTCTGGAAGGACGCATGGCGGCGGCGGCGCGGTACACTGAGCTGTTAAGCGAACTTCCGTTCCTCAACCCACAAACCGTGCCATCGGGGTATCGTCACGCCTATCAATCATATGTCTGCTTATTCCAGCCGCGGGGCATGGAAGAACTGAAGCGCGCGATCCGCACGGGGAATTGGAGCCAGATCGACGACTGGAATCGGACACGCAACCGAATCATGGCCCAGCTCGAATCCGACGGTATCTCCGTTCGGCAGGGGACGCACGCGGTGCATCTCCTGGGGTACTACCATCGGAAGTACGCGCTCCGCGATATTGACTACCCGAATGCCTTCGTGGCTGACCGCCTGACGATCACTTTACCACTGTATAGCGGGATGCGTGAAGCCGACCAGTTGCGCGTTTTTGATACGCTTCGGTCGGCAATGAAGGGCTAA
- the rpmI gene encoding 50S ribosomal protein L35, producing MPKIKTNKGAAKRFKKTASGKIKHKKAYRSHIQTKMSAKRVRQLRKHGMVHKTDMHRVERMLPND from the coding sequence ATGCCGAAAATCAAGACCAACAAGGGTGCGGCCAAGCGCTTCAAAAAGACCGCCTCCGGCAAGATCAAACACAAAAAGGCTTATCGGTCACATATTCAGACCAAGATGAGCGCGAAGCGTGTCCGCCAGCTACGCAAACATGGGATGGTCCACAAGACCGATATGCATCGCGTTGAGCGGATGTTGCCGAACGACTAA
- a CDS encoding HDOD domain-containing protein: MTTAVVDNKVRQVVSNIRNLPTPPIVFHQIQKVINDPKVNAGHIAAILAEDPAMSVKVLKLTNSAFYGLAREIDSVKQAVVIVGLEAVKNLVLSASVLDMFKGKDVDTEFQEKFWRHSLATAFCSRILAKHIRKNGIVDPDSAFSAGLLHDIGKIVIACFLPQEYKKIRDARVIDRDAASYEIEERELGYTHAQIGALLAVQWKLPQKLGESITFHHHPSKAAMTDPIIYVVHLANFLAKQTFYDEEDLCLVGHVEEGVMEFTGVTEADLAAYGEELRQEYMKAETFMQMVGIGGH; this comes from the coding sequence ATGACTACTGCCGTTGTTGATAACAAGGTTCGTCAGGTGGTTTCGAACATTCGTAACCTGCCGACTCCGCCGATCGTATTCCATCAGATCCAGAAGGTCATCAACGACCCCAAAGTCAATGCTGGTCATATTGCCGCAATTCTGGCCGAAGACCCGGCCATGTCGGTCAAAGTTCTCAAACTGACCAATTCCGCCTTTTACGGATTGGCCCGCGAGATCGACTCCGTCAAACAGGCGGTCGTGATCGTCGGGCTTGAAGCCGTCAAGAATCTCGTGCTGTCCGCATCCGTGCTGGATATGTTCAAGGGGAAAGATGTGGACACCGAGTTCCAGGAGAAATTCTGGCGTCACTCGCTGGCAACCGCCTTCTGCAGTCGTATCCTTGCCAAGCATATCCGCAAGAACGGTATTGTCGACCCGGACTCCGCATTCTCAGCCGGATTGCTGCACGACATAGGCAAGATCGTGATAGCCTGTTTCCTGCCGCAAGAGTACAAGAAGATCCGCGATGCCCGTGTGATCGACCGCGATGCCGCTTCCTACGAGATCGAGGAACGCGAGCTTGGTTATACGCATGCGCAGATCGGCGCCCTCTTGGCGGTACAATGGAAATTGCCGCAGAAACTCGGTGAGTCAATCACCTTCCATCATCATCCTTCAAAGGCCGCGATGACGGACCCCATCATTTATGTCGTTCACCTGGCCAATTTCCTCGCGAAACAGACATTCTATGACGAGGAAGATCTTTGTCTGGTTGGTCATGTTGAAGAGGGCGTGATGGAATTTACGGGTGTCACGGAAGCCGATCTGGCCGCATACGGCGAAGAACTGCGTCAGGAATACATGAAGGCCGAGACCTTTATGCAGATGGTCGGGATCGGCGGGCACTAA
- the rplT gene encoding 50S ribosomal protein L20 has product MPRAKNNVAAHRRHKKVLQRAKGNFSGRSRLYRTAIETVHRGMRYAYRDRRARKREFRALWITRIGAAAQLCGTNYSKFINGLKKAGVTLDRKALADIAARDMATFANLVNIAAGK; this is encoded by the coding sequence ATGCCTCGCGCAAAAAATAACGTCGCCGCTCATCGGCGGCACAAAAAGGTCCTGCAGCGGGCCAAAGGAAATTTCAGCGGTCGCTCGCGCCTCTACCGTACCGCTATTGAAACGGTGCATCGTGGCATGCGCTACGCCTATCGCGATCGCCGCGCGCGCAAGCGCGAATTCCGCGCCCTCTGGATCACCCGCATCGGTGCGGCGGCCCAGCTCTGCGGAACCAATTATTCGAAATTCATCAATGGCCTGAAGAAGGCCGGAGTGACGCTCGACCGAAAGGCCCTGGCCGATATCGCCGCTCGCGATATGGCGACCTTCGCCAATCTCGTTAATATTGCCGCCGGCAAGTAA
- the thrS gene encoding threonine--tRNA ligase — protein sequence MSAVQITFPDGSVKGFESGTTGLKIAEGISPRLAKEAIAVKVNGVVRDLNYPIPSDAKLEILTFEQPEGKQVFWHSSSHIMAQAVLALFPNAKLAIGPPIDDGWYYDFEVEKPFSTDDLAKIEEQMAKIVAEDATFRCEVKNRKEAIDYYKDREAIYKVELLEGIADDTVTFYYQSSFEDLCRGPHIPRTGIVKAVKLTATSGAYWRGDEKNKMLQRIYGISFPKKQMLDEYLQRVEEAKKRDHRLLGKQLELYAITDEVGPGLILWLPKGARIRNEIENFWRSEHLSNGYELVFSPHIANLDLWNKSGHTGFYSESMFSPLEAEERLFQLKPMNCPFHIQMYKNRMWSYRDLPLRWAELGTVYRFERAGTLHGLMRVRGFTQDDAHHFVSHEGMEEELVWLLDFCLHILKSFGFSDFEVYLSTRPEKAVGDPADWVRAQDGLRKTLDSAGLKYQVDEGGGAFYGPKIDIKIKDALGRSWQCSTIQFDFNLPERFDLTYVGPDGQHKRPFMIHRALLGSIERFFGVLIEHYAGNFPVWLAPTQVRVLPITDAFNEYGKGVVEKLKKANIRASLDDRSEKIGAKIRDAEVYKVPYMFVIGGREAEKGEVAIRKHGSGDQGAKSVDDAITMLVREVATKGQEQSGNV from the coding sequence ATGTCAGCCGTACAGATCACATTTCCTGATGGCTCCGTTAAGGGGTTCGAGTCCGGTACCACCGGTTTGAAGATCGCTGAGGGGATCTCGCCGCGCCTGGCCAAGGAGGCAATTGCCGTCAAGGTCAATGGAGTGGTGCGCGATCTTAACTACCCGATTCCCAGCGACGCCAAACTGGAGATACTGACTTTTGAACAGCCCGAAGGGAAGCAGGTTTTCTGGCACTCCTCCTCGCATATCATGGCACAGGCGGTGTTGGCGCTGTTCCCCAATGCCAAGCTGGCAATTGGGCCGCCGATCGATGACGGCTGGTATTACGATTTCGAAGTAGAGAAGCCGTTCTCCACTGATGATCTGGCGAAGATCGAAGAGCAGATGGCGAAGATCGTGGCCGAAGATGCCACCTTCCGTTGCGAAGTGAAAAACCGCAAGGAAGCGATCGACTACTACAAGGATCGCGAGGCGATCTACAAAGTTGAATTGCTCGAAGGGATCGCCGATGACACGGTGACTTTCTACTATCAGTCATCTTTCGAAGATCTCTGCCGCGGCCCGCATATACCCCGGACCGGTATCGTCAAGGCGGTCAAGTTGACCGCGACCTCCGGCGCATACTGGCGCGGCGATGAAAAGAATAAGATGCTGCAGCGGATCTACGGCATCTCCTTCCCGAAAAAGCAGATGCTCGACGAGTACCTGCAGCGAGTGGAAGAAGCGAAGAAGCGCGATCACCGACTCCTCGGCAAACAGCTTGAGCTGTACGCGATCACCGATGAGGTCGGGCCGGGGCTGATCCTCTGGCTCCCCAAAGGGGCGCGAATCAGGAACGAAATTGAGAATTTCTGGCGCTCAGAACACCTGAGTAACGGCTACGAGCTGGTCTTTTCGCCGCATATCGCGAATCTGGATCTCTGGAACAAGTCCGGTCATACGGGTTTCTATTCTGAGTCGATGTTCAGTCCGCTTGAGGCTGAAGAGCGGTTGTTCCAGCTTAAGCCGATGAACTGTCCGTTCCATATCCAGATGTATAAGAACCGGATGTGGTCGTACCGCGACCTGCCGCTTCGCTGGGCGGAACTTGGTACCGTCTATCGGTTTGAACGGGCGGGAACGTTGCACGGGCTGATGCGCGTGCGCGGGTTTACCCAGGACGATGCTCACCATTTTGTCTCCCATGAGGGGATGGAAGAGGAGCTGGTCTGGCTGCTCGATTTCTGCCTGCATATCCTGAAATCGTTTGGCTTTAGCGACTTCGAAGTGTATCTTTCGACCCGCCCCGAAAAGGCGGTTGGCGACCCGGCTGACTGGGTTCGCGCGCAGGATGGTCTGCGTAAGACTCTGGACAGCGCCGGCCTGAAGTATCAGGTCGACGAAGGGGGCGGAGCGTTTTACGGCCCCAAGATCGATATTAAGATCAAAGATGCACTGGGTCGTAGCTGGCAGTGTTCGACCATTCAGTTCGATTTCAATCTGCCGGAGCGGTTTGATCTGACCTATGTCGGGCCGGATGGACAGCATAAGCGTCCGTTTATGATCCACCGCGCGTTGCTCGGCTCGATCGAGCGGTTTTTTGGCGTGTTGATCGAACATTATGCCGGGAATTTCCCGGTCTGGCTTGCCCCGACGCAGGTTCGGGTATTGCCCATTACCGATGCTTTCAATGAGTACGGTAAGGGCGTGGTTGAGAAATTGAAGAAGGCGAATATTCGTGCTTCACTGGATGATCGGTCCGAGAAGATCGGGGCGAAGATCCGCGACGCCGAAGTTTACAAAGTACCATACATGTTTGTCATCGGCGGCCGTGAAGCGGAAAAAGGCGAGGTGGCAATTCGAAAGCATGGTTCGGGCGATCAGGGGGCCAAGTCGGTCGATGACGCTATAACCATGTTGGTTCGTGAAGTGGCGACCAAAGGACAGGAGCAATCCGGTAATGTATAA